One segment of Pontibacter akesuensis DNA contains the following:
- a CDS encoding CBS domain-containing protein, which produces MGKVRHILQKKGNQAFSIDPNATVYRALELMVEKDVGSLLVMDNGKFAGIFTERDYARKVMLKGKSSKDTFIRDIMSEHPVTVTPDVSVEECMSIMTKRYIRHLPVLEDNRLVGLISIGDIVKYIIEEQKYIIENLEHYITGH; this is translated from the coding sequence ATGGGTAAAGTCAGGCACATTCTACAGAAAAAAGGCAACCAAGCGTTTTCTATAGATCCTAACGCAACTGTTTACCGCGCGCTCGAATTGATGGTAGAAAAGGACGTGGGTTCTCTTTTGGTGATGGATAATGGGAAATTCGCGGGCATCTTCACTGAACGGGACTATGCCCGGAAAGTGATGCTGAAGGGGAAGTCATCCAAAGACACCTTCATCCGCGATATTATGAGCGAACACCCGGTCACCGTAACACCGGATGTATCAGTGGAGGAATGCATGTCGATCATGACAAAGCGCTATATCCGCCATTTACCGGTACTGGAAGACAACAGGCTGGTCGGGCTGATTTCCATAGGAGACATTGTGAAGTACATAATTGAGGAACAGAAGTATATCATCGAGAACCTCGAACACTACATCACAGGCCATTAA
- a CDS encoding NADH-quinone oxidoreductase subunit A — MYASEENATILWPMVVYGAIVLSLVGIILGLSYVLGQRHNQRATGEPYEGGILSAGSARMRFSSQFYLVAMLFVIFDVETVFILAWAIAFRELGWYGYAGVAVFMLMLVVVLIYEWRNGALDFGPDGNKILKAYKRLTQQPPA; from the coding sequence ATGTACGCTTCAGAGGAAAACGCGACCATACTATGGCCCATGGTAGTCTATGGCGCCATTGTGCTAAGCCTGGTGGGCATCATACTTGGTCTGTCCTACGTGTTGGGCCAGCGCCATAACCAGCGCGCCACCGGCGAGCCGTACGAAGGAGGAATCCTAAGCGCGGGGTCAGCCCGCATGCGCTTCTCCTCGCAGTTTTACTTGGTGGCCATGCTCTTTGTGATATTTGATGTGGAGACGGTATTTATACTTGCCTGGGCCATTGCTTTCCGGGAACTGGGCTGGTACGGCTACGCTGGCGTCGCCGTGTTTATGCTGATGCTGGTGGTGGTGCTCATCTATGAGTGGCGCAACGGTGCCCTGGATTTTGGCCCTGACGGCAACAAGATACTGAAGGCTTACAAACGCCTGACACAGCAGCCACCCGCTTAA